GACAACATTCCGGAAGTGTTCTGGCTGCACCAAATCGACCCGCCCCAGGTTCTCTTTGTCAGCGCGGCCAGCACGCGGATTTTCGGTCTGCCGCCGCAGGCCGTGCAAAGCGATTTCAAAGGGTTCATGGCCCGCATCCATCCGGACGACCGCAAGCGGATCAGCACCTCCTTCCAGCGCCCCTCCGCAAGTACCGCGTCCGAGGACACGTTCGTTTTCTTCCATGCGGACGGAACCAGGCGCACCCTGCATACCAAGATTTTTCCCATCCGGGACGACGCCGGGCAGTGCACCCTCCTCGCGGGCATCACCGAGGACTGGACAAAACGCCTGGAGGTCCAGAAGCAGGAACACGTCCAGCAGGAACGCATGATCCAGGCCGATAAGATGATCTCCCTGGGCATCCTGGCCGCCGGCGTGGCCCACGAAATCAACAACCCGAACCATCTCATCCGTCTCAACGCCCAGGCCGTGCGGCAGATCTGGGAACTGGCCCATGAACATCGACACATGCACGACGGGCCGGACAACGATCCCGAGCTGGCGCGCGTGCTCGGCGAGGTTCCCGGACTGCTCCAAGGAATGCTCAAGGCCTCGGACCGCATCCGCGACATTGTCCGGCACATGAAGGATTTCGCCCGACCGGACGATATCGCGACGGAACAGGCCGTGGATATGGGCGCCGTTCTGCACGACGCCCTGGAACTTACGGCCAACACCCTCAAAAACACCACGAACCGCCTTAAAGTGGACGTGGACAAGGATCTGCCGACAGTACGCGGCAACCATCAACGCCTGGAGCAAGTCGTGATCAACCTGCTCATGAACGCGGCCGAAGCCCTGCCCGGCAAGGATAGGGGGATTTTCATCCGCCTTGGCCGCC
The sequence above is a segment of the Deltaproteobacteria bacterium genome. Coding sequences within it:
- a CDS encoding PAS domain-containing sensor histidine kinase, translating into DNIPEVFWLHQIDPPQVLFVSAASTRIFGLPPQAVQSDFKGFMARIHPDDRKRISTSFQRPSASTASEDTFVFFHADGTRRTLHTKIFPIRDDAGQCTLLAGITEDWTKRLEVQKQEHVQQERMIQADKMISLGILAAGVAHEINNPNHLIRLNAQAVRQIWELAHEHRHMHDGPDNDPELARVLGEVPGLLQGMLKASDRIRDIVRHMKDFARPDDIATEQAVDMGAVLHDALELTANTLKNTTNRLKVDVDKDLPTVRGNHQRLEQVVINLLMNAAEALPGKDRGIFIRLGRRDAKRVELTVRDEGQGMSPDALHHVFDPFFTTKRDQGGLGLGLAISRTIVAAHGGELGFEAAPHGGTVARVTLPAMERPS